A single region of the Candidatus Methanoperedens sp. genome encodes:
- a CDS encoding glycosyltransferase: protein MEKKIFLMTSSYYPPYHIGGDATHVKYLSEELVKLGHEVHVMFSLDAYRYKKPDFNGDFKETDESNGVFLHPLKSPLGKSDLYLTYLTGKSTYVKKTFDSLLGEIKPDVVHHHNIFFLGYNILKKQGSYTNLYTAHDYWLICQRFDLMKYGQKECEKQSCLSCTFHSKRLLQTWRGSKEFIRAMGDIDTIIAPSNFMKKKLSKWLPVKTNIVHIPNFAPAPPNNIKESGYSNYFLFVGVLEKYKGICNLLKVFIEHEKEIDAKLIIVGEGSFREKITDHIARNKLDNKIIVLGWISHHDLWSLYNDARALIVPSINLENNPLVALESMSVGTPVTGKDSGGIGEIIGKVDKDIIFKGEGIEEIRLFLQNKKFYSKEKIKQIYARYYSLDGFMREYVSLIRNKTENKDENYERT from the coding sequence ATGGAGAAAAAAATATTTCTTATGACCTCTTCTTACTATCCGCCATATCATATAGGAGGAGATGCTACACATGTAAAATATCTCTCAGAAGAACTGGTGAAGCTTGGACATGAAGTGCATGTTATGTTCAGCCTGGATGCATATCGTTACAAGAAACCGGATTTTAATGGGGATTTTAAAGAAACTGATGAAAGTAATGGTGTTTTTCTTCATCCTCTGAAATCGCCTTTAGGTAAATCAGACTTGTATCTCACCTATCTCACAGGAAAATCAACGTATGTTAAGAAGACATTCGATAGTCTGTTAGGTGAAATCAAACCTGATGTTGTCCACCATCATAACATCTTCTTTCTTGGATACAATATCCTGAAAAAGCAGGGAAGTTATACCAATCTTTATACTGCCCATGATTATTGGCTGATATGCCAGAGATTCGATTTGATGAAATATGGCCAAAAAGAGTGTGAAAAACAAAGCTGTCTTTCATGCACCTTCCATTCAAAAAGGTTACTTCAGACATGGCGGGGAAGTAAAGAGTTTATTCGGGCAATGGGAGATATCGATACTATTATTGCTCCGAGTAACTTTATGAAAAAAAAACTTTCTAAGTGGCTACCTGTAAAGACTAATATTGTACATATACCCAACTTTGCTCCTGCTCCGCCCAACAATATAAAAGAATCCGGTTATTCAAACTATTTTTTATTTGTTGGAGTGCTTGAAAAGTATAAGGGAATCTGTAATCTCCTTAAAGTATTCATAGAGCACGAGAAGGAGATAGATGCAAAGCTTATTATCGTTGGAGAAGGCAGTTTCAGGGAAAAAATCACGGATCACATAGCCAGGAATAAATTGGATAATAAAATCATTGTTTTGGGGTGGATAAGTCATCATGATCTCTGGTCGCTTTATAATGATGCTCGGGCGTTAATAGTTCCTTCAATCAACCTTGAAAATAATCCTCTTGTTGCACTGGAGTCAATGTCAGTGGGTACTCCTGTAACCGGAAAGGATTCCGGTGGAATTGGGGAAATTATCGGAAAAGTGGATAAAGATATAATTTTTAAAGGTGAGGGGATAGAGGAGATTAGACTATTTTTGCAGAATAAAAAATTTTATTCCAAGGAAAAAATCAAGCAAATCTATGCCAGATATTATTCTCTGGATGGATTTATGAGAGAGTATGTATCGCTTATCAGGAATAAAACCGAAAACAAAGATGAAAATTATGAAAGAACTTAA
- a CDS encoding radical SAM protein, with protein MKVLLVNPPRFKKMSVIREERCEIIEKNSVLPPYSLLQIASLLRSQGHKVDLIDANGENIEYPAFEKMLSENDYEAVIIKFIPSTFDCDMKVASISKKYSDAPTIGICWTLGSFARNVLDEAKDLDIYIRHEYEVVAPDLINRLAAGPELSEVAGIAYRFDGEIKVNRDADPINNYDDIPIPAYDLLKSFDLYYADTKHGQPFTIMYTSKGCPNSCIYCTMAKTKWKARSARSVLEELRYLKQNYNIKTIMFFDEVFTMDKKRVETIARTMVSERLNIKWYCNSRVDLIDMDLLQKMKQAGCTAVSMGIESGSQKIIGGANKRISVEESAKAIQMVKDAGIKAYCSFIFGLPGENRTTVKETIDFIKRTLPTGGEFNVATPYPGTKLYEIALEKGWITEQTDFRTLHQNKSIMRTEELTSEEINKAREMAHQAIFLNPRWWIQNIGYVIKNPDDFNLASRYAIGALKLAFGQ; from the coding sequence ATGAAAGTTTTACTTGTGAATCCACCAAGATTTAAAAAAATGTCTGTTATCAGGGAAGAACGGTGTGAGATTATTGAGAAGAATTCAGTTTTGCCTCCATACAGTCTGCTTCAGATTGCATCTCTTTTACGAAGTCAGGGACATAAAGTTGACCTTATTGATGCAAACGGTGAGAATATAGAGTATCCAGCTTTTGAAAAAATGCTTTCTGAGAATGATTATGAAGCAGTTATTATTAAGTTCATTCCTTCAACTTTTGACTGTGATATGAAAGTTGCATCAATTTCAAAAAAGTACTCTGATGCACCCACAATTGGCATCTGCTGGACTCTTGGTAGTTTTGCCAGGAATGTTCTTGATGAAGCAAAAGATCTTGATATTTACATAAGACATGAATATGAAGTAGTGGCGCCAGATCTTATTAACAGGTTAGCTGCAGGACCTGAGCTTTCGGAGGTGGCAGGGATTGCGTACCGTTTTGATGGTGAAATTAAAGTCAACAGGGATGCTGATCCTATAAATAATTATGACGATATACCTATCCCTGCTTATGATTTGTTAAAATCCTTTGATTTATATTATGCGGATACCAAACATGGTCAACCTTTCACTATAATGTATACGAGTAAGGGCTGTCCCAATTCTTGTATATATTGCACAATGGCAAAAACCAAATGGAAAGCAAGGTCTGCCAGGAGCGTACTTGAGGAACTGAGATACCTTAAGCAGAATTACAATATTAAAACTATAATGTTTTTTGATGAGGTCTTCACGATGGATAAAAAACGTGTTGAGACTATTGCACGAACAATGGTCTCTGAAAGGTTGAATATAAAATGGTATTGTAATTCCAGGGTTGATCTTATAGACATGGATCTTCTTCAAAAAATGAAGCAGGCAGGATGCACGGCCGTTAGCATGGGAATAGAATCCGGCAGCCAGAAGATCATAGGCGGGGCAAATAAGAGAATATCTGTTGAAGAATCAGCTAAAGCAATACAAATGGTCAAAGATGCAGGAATTAAGGCATATTGCAGTTTTATTTTCGGATTACCGGGTGAAAACAGGACGACTGTCAAAGAAACGATCGACTTTATCAAACGAACACTTCCCACAGGGGGTGAATTCAATGTTGCAACGCCTTATCCGGGAACAAAATTGTATGAAATCGCTCTGGAAAAAGGGTGGATAACAGAACAAACAGATTTCAGGACCTTGCATCAGAATAAATCGATTATGAGAACTGAGGAATTGACAAGTGAAGAGATAAATAAAGCCAGGGAAATGGCACATCAGGCGATATTCTTGAATCCCAGGTGGTGGATTCAGAATATTGGATACGTTATCAAGAATCCGGATGATTTCAATCTTGCAAGTAGATACGCCATCGGTGCATTAAAATTAGCTTTTGGGCAATAA
- a CDS encoding DUF1565 domain-containing protein, producing MIKMNILKLVLLLTLMLSILVYFLSLILLPTPTSLPPTPVSSKTYFVAKNGNDYNPGTEQQPWKTIMKATDTLVAGDTVYIKNGTYNEKIDVKNSGDQGNYITFSAYPGDNVTIDGMGIPVSYWDGLVQIHGSSYINISGFRIINSMFMGIVVTSDYASNFPTNITIEKNYIRNTASSAIYAEDGKNITIDGNEITKAQTLEGLSQRKHETISLANVNGFEIKNNKLYLNNAESIDVKDGSGNGRIHHNDISQHESAGIYIDSWNRSSSDIEIFSNRVHDGRRSGRGIAIAIENGGSLRNVNAYSNLIYNNAATGIDISWYSNGLMENISIIGNTVYNNGLVDDWGGGISLDYSSAVNVTIRNNIVSKNNHYSIKVNNVNAVIDHNLINDYKGRQDETKGSNYVEGDPEFVNQDNADFRLMNTSPAINRGSVINVPNMDFDGKIYSQNAGYDIGAFQYIS from the coding sequence ATGATCAAAATGAACATTTTGAAACTTGTATTATTATTAACTCTCATGTTATCAATACTCGTCTACTTTTTATCACTCATATTGTTACCTACCCCCACTTCTTTACCACCAACACCGGTTTCTTCAAAAACCTATTTTGTAGCCAAAAACGGAAACGATTATAATCCTGGCACAGAGCAACAACCGTGGAAGACTATTATGAAAGCCACAGACACTTTGGTCGCCGGAGATACTGTTTACATCAAGAATGGGACTTATAATGAAAAAATTGACGTTAAAAACTCAGGAGATCAAGGAAATTATATTACATTTTCCGCATATCCGGGCGATAACGTTACTATTGATGGTATGGGTATACCTGTATCATATTGGGATGGCTTGGTTCAAATCCATGGCTCAAGTTATATAAATATTTCAGGATTCAGGATAATAAATTCCATGTTCATGGGGATCGTAGTAACAAGTGATTATGCATCGAATTTTCCAACAAACATAACTATCGAGAAAAACTACATTCGGAATACTGCATCTTCTGCAATATATGCAGAAGACGGGAAAAACATTACTATAGATGGGAATGAAATCACAAAAGCTCAGACTCTGGAAGGTTTAAGCCAGAGGAAGCATGAGACTATTTCACTGGCAAATGTTAATGGATTCGAAATAAAAAATAATAAACTTTACCTGAATAATGCCGAAAGCATAGACGTAAAAGATGGGTCAGGCAATGGAAGGATACATCACAATGATATAAGCCAGCATGAAAGTGCAGGTATTTATATAGATTCATGGAATAGATCTTCCAGTGACATTGAGATATTTAGTAACAGGGTACATGATGGTAGAAGAAGCGGCCGCGGAATAGCTATTGCTATCGAAAATGGAGGCAGCCTCAGAAATGTCAACGCATACAGCAATTTAATCTATAACAATGCAGCAACAGGGATAGATATTTCATGGTATAGTAACGGCCTTATGGAAAACATATCGATAATAGGTAATACTGTGTATAACAACGGGTTGGTCGATGATTGGGGAGGTGGGATCTCTTTAGATTATTCCTCTGCTGTTAATGTAACTATCAGGAATAATATAGTCAGCAAGAACAATCACTATTCGATCAAAGTAAATAATGTCAATGCAGTAATTGATCACAATCTTATAAATGATTACAAAGGAAGGCAGGATGAAACCAAAGGCAGCAATTATGTTGAAGGAGACCCCGAGTTCGTTAATCAAGACAATGCAGACTTCCGTCTAATGAACACTTCCCCAGCCATAAATAGGGGATCGGTCATAAATGTTCCAAACATGGATTTTGACGGTAAAATATATTCCCAAAATGCGGGTTATGACATCGGAGCTTTTCAATATATCTCATGA